Proteins from one Triticum aestivum cultivar Chinese Spring chromosome 7A, IWGSC CS RefSeq v2.1, whole genome shotgun sequence genomic window:
- the LOC123150109 gene encoding ATP synthase protein MI25-like — protein sequence MRFLSTDMKDRNMLFAAIPSICASSPKKISIYNEEMIVARCFIGFLIFSRKSLGKTFKETLDGRIESIQEALQQFFNPNEVIPEESNEQQRLLRISLRICSTVVESLPTARCAPKCEKTVQALLCRNLNVKSATLLNATSSHRIRLQDDIVTGFHFSVSERFVSGSTFKASTIDLIREGLIVLRKVRVSE from the coding sequence ATGAGATTTCTTTCTACGGATATGAAGGATAGAAATATGCTATTTGCTGCTATTCCATCTATTTGTGCATCAAGTCCGAAGAAGATCTCAATCTATAATGAAGAAATGATAGTAGCTCGTTGTTTTATAGGCTTTCTCATATTCAGTCGGAAGAGTTTAGGTAAGACTTTCAAAGAAACTCTCGACGGGAGAATCGAGTCTATTCAGGAAGCATTGCAGCAATTCTTCAATCCTAACGAAGTAATTCCGGAGGAATCCAATGAACAACAACGATTACTTAGGATCAGCTTGCGAATTTGCAGCACCGTAGTAGAATCATTACCAACGGCACGCTGTGCGCCTAAGTGCGAAAAGACAGTGCAAGCTTTGTTATGCCGAAACCTAAATGTAAAGTCAGCAACACTTCTAAATGCCACTTCTTCCCACCGCATCCGTCTTCAGGACGATATAGTCACAGGTTTTCACTTTTCAGTGAGTGAAAGATTTGTATCCGGGTCTACGTTCAAAGCTTCTACCATAGACCTAATTCGAGAAGGCTTGATAGTCCTAAGAAAGGTGAGGGTGTCCGAATGA